AGGAATAATAGAAGGTTTATGGGCTGAGTAATCGGCCAGATCAGAGTTGAGTTCATGGTCTTCCCTTAATCCCTGCAGGGAGTTGACATCCGCCACAACAAGGACCGAAAGGTTCGGCGCAAGGAGCCCAAGAGCCAGGACATCTACCTAAGGCTGTTGGTCAAGGTGAAGCTGGGGCCCGAGACTTTCAGGCAAGGCCACCCCAGAACTACAAGTTCCAGAGTCTCTGCGAGTATTGGTTCCTTCCAGGggcctgcagggcaggctggagtCTGATTGTTTTCCAGAGATTCCTTCAGTGTTTTTAGTTTCTGGGTTTGTGTACAGTTTGCAGGTGTGGAGGGAGATTTTCTTGATCCCtggccagggcctgggccagcTCTCCCCCTTGGGCTTGACAGGTTGGGAGAAAGCCCTAAGTCCTTTGTTTGCCTCTTTGTTAGaaggctgggagggagcagggagtgggCTGCCCTGggttctcattctctttccttcccctccagcTGTACAGGTTTCTGGCCAGACGAACGAACTCCACCTTCAATCAAGTTGTGCTGAAGAGGTTGTTCATGAGTCGCACCAACCGACCACCTCTGTCCCTTTCTCGGATGGTGAGGGACCAAAGCTGGGAACATAGCCAAACTGGGGGGCAACTGGATCATGTCTGGAACTGGACTTCAAGAGGAAGGGCAGGCTTGGAGCTTTGTGGTAGCAGCTGGCCATCACCTGGTTTAACCTCTACCAGTGGTGGGCACAGAGCTCTGATCCTCTGGTTGTAGGTGAATAGCAGCGGTTTTGGACTGGCTTGgcctcattttccttctcattggTTACCCGGTTGAGGGGGAGGTGTTAGAATGGCTTTATGAGGTCTTCCTGAGGTGTCATGTCATAGAGCAAGTCTTGTGTGTCAAACGCTTTCTGTAGGAGAGCTCTGTTAACAGTCTGAGGTGCATTCTCTTTTCTGGAGATTTTCCCAGGCTGGACCTGAGGTTAGGGTTGTGctaggttttttggtttgttctttaattgaagtatagtgttTTGAAATATTGTGTTAGCTTTTGGTGTgtagcagtgattcagttatacatgtaaatacatactctttttcatgttattttccattatttgaGGATATcaaacatagttccttgtgctatacaataagcccttgtttgttttattttttttctttttgtggggggtagtaattaggtttatttattatttttttaaatagaggcattgggggttgaacccacgaccttgtgcattctaagcacccactctaccactgagctataccacaccacccttatttatctattttatgtacagtagtttgtgtctgttaattccaaactcctaatttatttctccccatcccttttctcctttggtaaccataagtttgttttctgtgtctgtacgTCTGTTtttgtttcgtaaataagttcgtttgtatcatattttagattctatgtataagCGATAcggtatttctttctctttctgactgacttcacttagtaagatCATCtgtaggtctatccatgttgctacaaatggcatcttttttttttttttttttttacggctgagtagtatatGCCTCTGTAtactatgtacacacacatactttacccagtcatctgttggtggacatttaggttgcttccgtgtgttagctattgtaagtagtgctgctgtgaacattggggtgcatgtatcttttccagttagagttttctttgtatatatacccattagtgggattgctggatcatatggtaactatttttagttgtttaaggaacctccatactgttctccatgtTGGCCGAGGCTTGTGCTTGTTTTGAGAGGTGTGCCATGGGTGGGTTTAGTCCAGTAGGCAAAGCTGTTGGTCCTCGGGATTCCTGGAGCAGTGGGATTGGACTAAACCACCAGAAGGGACTTACCTAATATgtatcttccccctccccaccaagatcCGGAAGATGAAGCTTCCTGGTCGGGAAGGCAAAACAGCTGTGGTTGTGGGGACCATAACTGATGATGTGCGTGTCCAGGAGGTGCCCAAGCTGAAGGTGAGCGGGGAGGGGGCTCAGGAGCATGGTGAGTGGGTCACGAGCACAGGCTGAAGGTGAGGTCCTACAGACCTGGCTCACATCCTTGTCCTGCTGTGGGGCTGGTAGGCATCATGCCTGGATGGAAGTGGGGTTGTCATTAGCATATTGATGGCCGGTGTCCCTGGGCAAGCCCCTGCTGGCACCCTGTTGATGGTGCTGGCTCTTGAGCCAGCCAGTGTTCAGAGCTAGATTTCTCTGCCACTTTGTCATCTCTGGACAAAGCCCCGGATCTcttcaaacctcagtttccttccatgTAATAGCTGCGGGTTGTTGCTGTGTTAAAGGAGTTTGTAGAAGTAAAGTGGTAAGAACAGCTTTTGTCAGCTCAGGAAGTGCCCTCTAGTAGTTGGTGGGGTTGGTTATCAGGCCGAGCAAGCAGTGGGACGCCTCTGCTGGGCCTGGGCAGCAGCCCTTACATTGCCATCTAGGGGACTCTGAAAATGCCTGTCCTCTGTGTCCCCCAGGTATGTGCCCTGCGAGTTAGCAGCCGTGCCCGGAGCCGCATCCTCAAGGCTGGGGGCAAGATCCTCACCTTTGACCAGCTGGCCCTGGACTCGCCCAAGGGCTGCGGCACTGTCCTGCTCTCTGGTGAGTAACACTTAGTGGCGCAAGACTGGTGGGGGTGTGTGACCACTGGCATTCTTTACCTTCCCAGGCCTGGGAGGTCAGGGGCACTGCTGCCCCAAATCAGCCTGAAccaccccttccttccccaggtccTCGCAAGGGCCGAGAGGTGTACAGGCATTTTGGCAAGGCCCCAGGAACCCCACACAGCCACACCAAGTGAGTATACCCAGCCCTGACTCCCCTGGGCCCCGGCCTGCAGGCCTAGGCCTTGCTGTGCTCTcatctgcttctgtttctcctaCTTGTCCAGCCTCGGGCTTCCCTAGAACTCCCCACCCCATCTTACCCGCTCTTCCTTCGGAACTCGGCTTGAAGCGGTGTTCCTGGGGGTGTTGAGCTCCCTGTGTTCTTCAGGGCCTGTCCCCATCTTTCAGGCGGGGCTTGCATTTTGTTGAGTTTCTGGGGGCCCCGGGCCTAGTGCAGGTGCTGCAGCAGCCACTCCTGGCATCTTGGCTTCCTGCACTGACAGGTTTTTCCAGCAGCCGACTCGGTGTCACCACTGATACTCTTGGGTTGAGTGAGGCCCCCTTCCGGTGTCCCCCTGCTACTGTTAGAGCAAGCAGCACTGCTCTGAGCCCCCAGCTCTCAAGCAGGCCCTGACCGCCAGGGGGCATCCCTGTCTCCATCTGTAACGGGGGCCCGCGCTCACCATCCCTTCTCTCCCCGCAGACCCTATGTCCGCTCCAAGGGCCGGAAGTTCGAGCGTGCCAGAGGGCGACGTGCCAGCCGCGG
This region of Camelus ferus isolate YT-003-E chromosome 9, BCGSAC_Cfer_1.0, whole genome shotgun sequence genomic DNA includes:
- the RPL18 gene encoding 60S ribosomal protein L18; the protein is MGVDIRHNKDRKVRRKEPKSQDIYLRLLVKLYRFLARRTNSTFNQVVLKRLFMSRTNRPPLSLSRMIRKMKLPGREGKTAVVVGTITDDVRVQEVPKLKVCALRVSSRARSRILKAGGKILTFDQLALDSPKGCGTVLLSGPRKGREVYRHFGKAPGTPHSHTKPYVRSKGRKFERARGRRASRGYKN